TTACTGTCGGAACGTTGCTGACTACCAGTTGCAAAAATTACATTGTGTTTACGTACGGCTGCTGCAACCATAATACTTTCTTTAATGGTGAAAGTAATTGGTTTTTCCTGGTAAATGTCTTTTCCGGCCTCGCAGGCATCAATAGCCATAATGGCATGCCAGTGGTCGGGTGTTGCTATAACAACCGCGTCGATGTCTTTCCGATCGATAATTTCGCGGTAATCTTTGTAAGTTTTTACATCTACCTTTTGTTTACGGGCTTTGTAAAACTCGTTTACTTTCAGCTCGAAACGCTCGCGTTTAACACCATAACAATCGGCTCCTGCAACAATTTCAACACCTTTAATCTGGCTAAAACCATTTAACAGGTTCATGGCTTGCTGGCCCAGTCCGATAAAACCAATACGGATAGTATCGTTTGCACCTGCTGCCAATGCTTTCGACCATGGCATAAGAGTTAAACCCGCAGCTCCAACCATAGAGCTTTGAAGAAACCTTCTTCTTGAAAAATTACTCATGTTCTTTTATTTAATTGATTTAAGTTTAAAATATAAAAGTACGAAAGTCCCGAAACAAAGTTTCGGGACTTATGCTATCTAACCAAACTAATAACCCACTAATAACCTGGGTTCTGTTTTATATTTGAATTTTGATCGATTACATCGGTTGGAATTGGATTCATGTACTGCTTAACTTCAAATTTAGCTGTCCATTTTACTTCCTCTTCAATACTGTATACCCATACACCTGAGTTATCAGATGGAACCGAGTTGCGAATAACCATGTTGTGGCGTTGTGTTCCCATGGTTTGTTCGGCAATTTTCCATCGTTTGTTATCAAAATACCTTTTTCCTTCAAAACAGAGTTCAACCCTGCGTTCGCGCCAAATGGCTTCGCGCATTTCATCTTTTGTTAAACCGGCTTCCAACGCAGGCAAATCAACGCGGTCACGTAGTTCGTTTATCGCTGCGTATACATCGGCATTGGGCCCGGTGGCTTCGTTTTGTGCTTCGGCAAAGTTTAATAAAACTTCGGCATAACGATAGTAAATGTAGTTTTGGCCACTGGCATCGTTTGCCGGCGCAGCATCAGGGTTTAAACGCTTGCGCTGATAATAACCCGAGTCGCCTACGTCTGTTTTCCCGGCCAAATCAATCTGATTTGTTTTATCGGGATTGGCATAAGTTTCGTCAATACGCGTGTAAATAATATCGGTCTCGGGCATCCAATCCAGCTTGTATTCAGCGCCATCAAAAACAATATCGTTGTAAAAACGCTGTTCTCTTCCTACATACGGATTTTGTGGATCGTAACCCGATTCCGGATCTGTTATCACCTTTCCGTTTGCCATACAATACTGGTCTACAATTTCCTGAGTAGGGTTGTAATTACCCCAGCACATGTACTGACCTAAAACGTAGGTTGGGCCTCCACGACGTTCGTAATTGGCACCCATTCCGCTTACGTCAAGCATTTGTCGGTCGAAAATAATTTCAGAATTATACTCGTTTGCCGCTCTGAATAAGTTTTTAGCATCTGAAAATAAAGCGTATGGTGCACCACCACCCATTTCATCAATAAACTTTTTATTGGTGGCAGCTGCAGTGGCCCAACGCGAAGCATCATAATTTCCAAAATGTACAAATTTATCAGGGTCGGCCAGATAAGGATCCGATGTATTAAACAACGGACTGGCACCAAATAATTCAATCCAGCCTTTTAGAGCTAAGGCTGCACCCAAAGTTGCACGCCCGGCGTCAGGATCGCCACTACTGTATTTTACAGGAAGATTATTGTTATTTACAATCTGGCCAAGCTCGCTGGTAATAAAATTGAATGTTTCGGCAAAAGTTGAACGAGGATAAAGCATTTCTTCTTCGCTCATGCTGTTTCTATCCAGCGGAACTTCAATAATTGGCAGCCCACCTACATGCATAAAAAATTCGCTGTAAAAATAGGCACGCATAAACTTTGCTTCATCAATGCGCTGGTTATACCAGTCATCAGAAAAGTTTTCTTTATACTCTTCAAGTTTTTGAATAAAAGTATTACATTTTCGGAGCTTGGTAAAAAAGTTTGCCCAGCTATAACCATCTGTAGGGCCGTGTGTTCCACCCCAAACACCTGTTGTACTGCTTGATGGAGCAATACATATTCCTTGCCTCCAGTTCGATGCGGTATAGTAATGGCTGATATTATAATCATCGGTATAATAATCCATATTTTCAGCGTTGTTGCATTTTTTAATTAGCTCGCTGTAAATATCATTCAGGTAAATGTCGGCATTACCCTCAGAGGCCCATTGGGTTTGATCAGTAAGGTTCGATTTATTCTCGTTATCAAGAAAATCTTCGGTATCGCAAGCAGTGGTGAATATAAACAAAGCACAAACTGCGACCAATATGTAGTTATATTTTAAACTTTTCATTTTCTTCATCATTTAGCGTTTAAAAAGTGATATCAAGTCCAAATGTGTGCGAACGCATCACCGGGTAAGAATTCTCACGCTGATCGTAGCCCATTTCCGGATCAATGTGTTTTATATTACTAAATGTCAGCAAGTTCTGACCGGTATATGAAACACGAATTCCGCCAAGGCCAATTCTGTCCACAAATGATTTTGGAAGATTGTAACCAACAATCATTGTTTTTAATCGCAGGTAGTTTGAACTTATTGTCCACCAGTCTGAATTCTTGGTATTGTTGCCGTATGGCGATGGTGTAGCTCTTGGATATCTGGCATTTTGATTATCAGCTGTCCAGCGATTATCAAAATATTCATAAGCCGTATTCGATCCGTTATTTTCAAAAGGAACGGTCATAAACTGGCGGATGTTGATACTTGACATCCCTGTTCCCTGGAAGAACATGGAAACATCGAAACCTTTCCAACTGGCATCGGCAGTAAGACCATAAGTCATGAGCGGATAAACGGGATCGCCGATTACTGTTTCATCGTTTGAATCGATAATTCCGTCTGGTACACCATCAGGACCACTTAAGTCGGCGTATTTAATATCACCAGGATGCAAATCGCCAAACTGGGTTACGTTGTACCCGTCGTCGCTGTTAATAATTCCGTCGCCATTAATGTCTTCATCGGTTGTAAATAAGCCCAGTGCATGGTAGCCAAATGGTGTTCCGTAAGGACGACCTGTTAAGGTACGGTTTGGATTTGCACGTTGTGCATCGGTTTCAAATACCTCAACCATTTTGTTTTTGGCATAGCTAAAATTACCACTGATGCCAAGCTCTAAACCATTGGCAAATGTTTTTCTGCTGCTGGCAGTAATTTCAAAACCATTGTTTTTCATTTCGCCGGCATTTTCCTGAGCAATACTTAAGCCATATTCAACAGGAAGGGTTACCTGTGGAGCAAGCAACATATCGGTACGTTTCTCGTGGAAAAAGTCAAACTCAACGTTTAATAAACCATCATACATATTCAGGTCGAAACCCACATCAAGTTTCGACGAAACTTCCCAGGTAATATCAGGGTTAGCTTCTTTCTCAATTCGAGACCCTTGTACCAGTCCTGAAGCGCCGTACAAATAGGCATTACCGCGTAGGGTATACCCCGGCATAAACTGGAAATCGGCCAAACTACCATCAATGTATGGCAGGTTACCCGATTGCCCCCAAGATGCACGAAGTTTAAGATTATTTAAAGCGCCGTAACTGGCCATAAAGTCTTCTTCAGAAACACGCCATGCTGCTGAAAACGATGGGAAATACCCCCATTGTTTTCCCGGGCCAAATGCGTAATGGCCATCGTAACGACCTGCAGCTTCAAGCATATATTTATCCTGGTAGCTGTACCCTAAACGATATACAAAACCAATCTCGCTTCCTTCGCTTGAATAGCCGCCATTATCATAATCCAGTTTGTCTGAGCTACCAAAATCAAGCTCATCAATTTCCAGTGCGTAATTGTTTCTTCGTGCCCAAAATGTTTCGTAAGTATTTTTACGTGCTTCGGCCACTAATAAACCGGTTACACTATGGTCGCCAAATGTACGTGCATAGTTCAAATACGCCTGTCCGGTGTAGTTTTTCCAATCGTTGCTTTGCTGACGCAAATAGGTATAGGTAGGCGAATTACCTTCCTGAGTTGAAACCACCTCCGTAAAAGTATAGGGATTTGCATCCAAATCAATTACATGATACACAAATGGAATGTGCCATTGTTTTTGTTTCTGGGTGGTAGGGTCGTAACTAAATACACCTTTAAAGCTAAGTCCTTGAATAAATGGGAGTTCCTGTTCGAGATAGACAGATGCAAGTAAAGTGTTTTTATCCCACTGCTCGTATCCTTCTGATCGTAATGCACCTACAGGAGTACTTGCTGAAGATTCCCCCCAGTGTTCTCCATCAGGATAAATCAGCTGTTGAATAGGAACAAATTTATAGAATGCACGAAAGAGGTGACCGGTAGCATTTTCGCCAGGATCAAGGTCGTTGGTTTCCTCAACCGAACCATACAACGACATACCAACTTTTGTGGTGTTGGTGGCTTTCAGCTCGAGACTTAAATTGTAGTTATATCGTTTATAGCCAACCGGATCAAATAAACCTTTCTGATCGTAGTAACCCAAACCGGCGTGATAGGTAACATTGTTTGTTCCGCCACTTAACTCAATATTGTGGTTTTGAACCGGTACATTGTCATTCCATACATCAATAAATTTTGAATCGGGGTAGCGATAAGGATCTTCTTTATGAAGGTTGGCATAATTGGCAATCAGGTCCGGAGCATTAGGAGGCGTAGTACCATTAGGTGTTAGGTTGTAATAACCTTCATTTTGTAAAGCCATATAATCAGTAGCATCTAACATATCAGGCACATAGGTAGGATTTTGAATACCATAAGAAGTGGTTAAGCGTACAACTGGTTTTCCGGCCTTACCTTTTTTAGTGGTAATAAGAATTACACCGTTTGCACCTCCAATACCATAAGGTGCCACTGCGGCCGCATCTTTTAATACAGTAATGCTTTCAATGGTTGCCGGGTCAATTTGCATAATATTGTCGCGCTTCACACCGTCAACAACCACCAGCGGGCTATTGTTACCGGTTGAAACCACACCGCGAATATGGAGGTCGGGCGTATCCATACCTGGCTGAGCACCAGTGCTCGAGCGCATACTTACACCGGCAAGCTTTCCTGCCATAGCTTGCGAAATATTAGGTACAGGAATTTCGGCCAGCTCTTCACCTTTTACAGTGCTTATTGCTCCGGTTACCGTTGTTTTCTTTTGCACACCATAACCAATGGTTACAATTTCTTCAATACCAATTGCATCAATTTTTAGTGCAACATTAAAAGTAGTTTGATTGGCAATTGTAATTTCCTGCGACTGAAAGCCTACAAAAGAAACCAGTAATACATCTCCTTCATTAACTCCGGATAATGAAAATTCACCGTCGGTATTTGTAACAATACCATTTGTGGTTCCTTTAATAATTACGGTAGCTCCGGGCAGCGGAAGCCCCTGCTCATCTGTTACGGTTCCTGAAATAGATTTTTGTTGTGGAGTTTCGGTGGCAGAATTCTGATTATTTTCTGAATTATTGGCAGCTGTGACGGAAGTTATGGTAAATAGAATAATGAATAAACACAGCAATAAACTCCTTGACCAGAGAAACGGATTCTCCGATCGGGTTAGATGTTTTCTCATAAGATTTAATTTAATGAATAATAATTAATTTGTTAGTGGTAGATAGTGATAATGCTTCAGCACACAGTGCTGCTGTTGTTCTTCATAGGCAATAAGATTTTAGTTAATAATAAGATGTATGGTTTTCTTTAATTCTTAGGTTTTTTATGTTAATGTTTGAATTAACGTGTTAGTTTAAATTTAAAGGCTCAACTTAAGCATTTCGTAATCTGCTGGTTTCTTTAGGTTCCGCTCACTTTTCTGCTGAAAAATGCTGTACAATCAAGAGCAACTGTTCTGTTTTGTCTCATTCCATTCTGCTCTGTTCTGTACTACTAATTTCTGCAAATTTTTTTAAGAAAACAAAATGTTTTATATCGTCATTTTTTCAAATCCGCCTATATCGCGGATTTAAGCGCGAAGAAATGTTGCAAAACATAATTGTATACAGTATGTACATACAGTATGAATAAGAATGTTTTATACTAAACAACAGGTAATCGAAGGGTGAAGATTGTAAAAATGCGCATCTTCAAGCCAAAAGCCTTAATTGAGCAGGCTGTAGTATTGATTTACTTTGGATTAAACGGTTAATCTGAATAGTACCGCAAGTGTACACTCACTGTCAATAAACTTTAACCAAGGATCTTTAAGATTGTTATAGCCCGGGCTTTAATTGTTAAAATAATAAGACCTTACAACTTGTAAGGTCTTAAAAACGATGTGAGGCATGCTGGATTCGAACCAGCGACCCCTACCCTGTCAAGGTAATGCTCTAAACCAACTGAGCTAATGCCTCTTTTCCTGATTCAAAAATAATAAAAAAAGAGGTGCAAAAATGCACCTCTTTTATATGGTTTTGTTTTAATCTTAAATAAAAAACTTGAGAATAAACAAGGCAGCTAACACCACCATAACCACCGAAATATCTTTGTATTTTCCGGTTAACACTTTTAACAGTACGTACGAAAGCATACCAAACACAATACCTTCGGCAATACTGTAGGTTAATGGCATTACAATAATGGTGATAAAGGCCGGAATAGATTCGGTAAAATTATCGAAGTCGATATTTAAAATCGGCGACATCATAAAGAATCCAACCAAAATAAGTGCCGGTGCTGTTGCAGCTGCAGGTACCATTGTAAATATCGGTGCAAAGAACAGGGCTATTAAAAACAAGGCTGCAGTGGCCAGCGAAGTTAAGCCGGTACGTCCGCCTTCGGAAACACCAGATGCACTTTCCACATAAGTTGTTACTGTACTTGTTCCAAAAATAGCTCCGAAGAATGTACCGATAGAGTCGGCAAAAAGCGCTTGTTTAACACGTGGTACTCTTCCTTCTTTATCCAACATGCCTGCTTTTGACGAAACACCAACCAGTGTTCCTACGGTATCAAACATATCCACAAAAAGGAAAGTAAACAGTACAATAAGCATATCAAGCGTAAAAATCTGGCTCCACTCAAATTTAAAGAAAATAGGTTCCAACGAAGGAGGTGCATCAACAAGGCTTCCTTCAGGCAAATGAGTAACACCAAAAGGCATACCTGCTATAGTTGCGGCAAAAATACCAATTAACAAGGCACCTTTAACTTTTAGTGCAAGTAATACGGCGGTAAGTACAACCCCTCCAAGGGCAATCAAAACCGGAGCCGAACCCATATCGCCTAAGCCTACCAATACAGCATCGTTGTTAACAATTACGCCAGCATTTTGCAAACCAATAAAGGCAATAAACAAACCAATACCTGCCGAAACAGCGTGTTTCAATGGCAACGGTATGGCGTTTACAATTAACTCCCGGATATTAAATGCCGTAAGTAAAATAAATATAATACCTTCAAGAAAAACAGCTGTTAAAGCAAACTGCCAGCTGTGTCCCATTCCGAGTACCACAGTAAAAGCAAAAAATGCATTAAGACCCATACCCGGAGCCAGGGCAAAAGGTAATTTTGCCACCAGGGCCATAACCAATGTAGCCACCAGGGCCGACAGAGCAGTTGCAGTAAACACTGCATTTTTGTCCATTCCGGTTGCGCTTAAAATGTCCGGATTTACCGCTAAAATATAAGCCATGGTCATAAACGTAGTTACACCGGCTAATATTTCCGTTTTAACGGTCGTCTTGTTTTCGTCGAGCTTAAAAAATTTATTTAACATTTTATTGTGGTATTAGATTTAGAAAGTCCATTTTAAACCAAGTGTTGGTTTTACAGCAAACTCGTCGCCAACAAAATTGTTACTCAGTTCAACCTCGCCACCAATGGCAAAGTTTTTTGAGGCATTGTACCACAATTGTGGCTCGCTTAAGAAACGGTAGTCGGTTCCCCAAAACATTTCTTCTTTCCAGAAATCGGCAAAACCGGTAAATGTAAGTTTACCTTCTAACATTTGAATTACCCATACTGCAGTTAATTGAAATCCGTTTTGGTTTTTTGTACCACCTTCAAGTTTATCTTTTATGTTCTTGTAGTTGGCCTGCAAAGTTAAAATCTTCGAGAAATCGGCCGATGCCCAGGTACGTTCGATACCTGCCAACCAGCAATTTTCAATCGGAATCCAAATACCATCGCCAATGCTCATTGTTCCGCCATTGTATTCAACACGAGGCATAAACTTTTGAGTTTCGTTCCATTTAAAAGCACGGGCAATTTCCCAGTAGGCCAACGAAATTCCATTGTCGATACCGGTACCATCAGCACCATAATCCATATCAACAAAAAAGAATGTTGAACCATACTTGTCGGGTTTAAACATTTCAACTGTTGACGTCAGCATTTTTCTACCTTCGCCAAAATCATAATGTAACTGTACGTTTTGGGCACTAACTGAAAACACGAATGCAACAAATGCAATTGCAAGTAAAAGTTTTTTCATTTGTTAAATTTTTTTTGTTTGCCGAATGATCCAAAAATTCGAAATCATCCGGTAACTCGCATGAATCTTAGTAAAACATCAAATGTGAAATGTTAAATTTTACAAGGCTCATGGTCGTTTCATACTTAATTAAATTAAAAGAATTTGATACAATGTGGCAACAAAAGTAATTAATCTTTCTTTTTTCGAAAATAAAATTGAGCTAACTGACTCTTTATAGAAACGTTATACATAAAAGAACCCCGGTTAGGACAACCGGGGCATTTCATTGAAATCGGGAAGATAAAAAATAAGGGTCTTATATAATAATATTCTCAAAATTAGTAAAAAGTAACCCCCTTTGCGAAAATTTTCAGCTGAAAAAGCACTTCAAAAATGCTGTTTTTAGACAAGTGCATCATATAAAAAAGCATTAACCGGATAAAGCAACTCAAAACGCTTAACCATCTCGTCAATATAATTTGGTCCGGCTACAACGCTGTTTTCCAGCGAAGCAGAGTAAATAAACGATTTATACTTTAAAAGTTCAATGTATTCATGGTCTTTCGGATAGCCCTTGGGTGCCAGTTTTAGTTTATCGTCATACATTTCAGGAAATTGCTTTTTAAAATCCTTTTCATTTCCTATTTCTAAAAATTCTTCCGCATGGTCGGCCATGTAGGCCCTGAGTTTTTTTAGTACCGGAGCCGGTGGCATATAAATTCCACCACCAATAAAACTACTGCCCGGCTCAATATGGAAATAATACCCCGGATTCATACTTTTTCGGCCTCCGGTGCAAATAAAGCTGCCAAAATTTGTTTTGTACGGCCGTTTATCTTTCGAAAAACGTACATCGCGAAAAATCCTAAACACACAGTCCTTTGGCGACAACCCCCTTACCGATGAATCAAATTTACTTATCTCGTTTATTAATACATCGGTAATAAATAGTACTTTATCCCTGCTTTCTTCATACCATTTTCGGTTATCCTGAAACCATTCGCGATTATTGTTTTCCGACAGTTGTTTTAAAAACCCAAGAACTTTCTCCATAGTCTGATATTTTGCGCTATTTTTAAATTGAATTTAAGTAAAAAACAAAACCCATGCTAAAAAAGTTTGCGTTAATTGTTGCCGGGGGCAGTGGTAACCGTATGAACAGTTCTGTTCCAAAACAATTTTTGGAAATTAAGGGGAAACCAGTTTTAATGTTCACTTTTGAAGCCTTTTTAAACTTTGACCCGCAAATTGAGTTCGTGCTAGTATTGCCCCAAAGCCAGGTTGAAACGTGGAAAAAACTTTGTAAAAAGCACGCATTTTACACCAACTACAAACTTGCCTTTGGCGGCGAAAACAGGTTTCAGTCGGTACGCAACGGCCTTGAGCTGATAAAAGAAGAAGGCATTGTATTTATACACGATGGTGTTCGGCCATTGGTTTCAGCACAAACCATTCGTAATTGCTTTAACACCGCCCAAAAATACGGCAATGCCCTGCCGGTTGTTGCCCCGGCCGAATCGGTTCGACATGCCGATAAAATGGGCAACAAAGCCGTTGACCGAAGCGAATACTTCCTGGTACAAACACCACAAACCTTTACCGTAAACGCCATTAAGCAAGCCTATAAATCGGCTCCAAACGAGCAGTTTACCGACGATGCATCAGTGCTTGAATTTGCCGGCAGAAAAATTCATTTGGTTGATGGCAACCGCGAAAACATTAAAATTACATGGCCGCAAGATTTAATTGTTGCCCAATCCTTTCTTTTTCCACATTAAAATAAGTGGCATTTATTGGTAAAATTTCGACACTTACCGATTTTTCTCAGGGAAACTATTTAAATCTAAATAGTTTTGCAGGAAACTATAAGCTACACAAATGCCTTATTTAATAGCTACTTTGTAAAATTAACTTTAAGTAAACTTTTAATTCTATTAAAGTTTCCGAATAAAAAAAGGAATACATTTGCTACGTGGAAGAAAAGAAGAAATATATTATCGAGAATGTGGGCCGCCTTTACATGACCCAGGGTATAAGGGCGGTAACCATGGATGACGTAGCGGCGGAGTTTGGCATTTCGAAAAAAACACTTTACCAATATTTTAAAGACAAAAAAGACCTGGTTACCCAGGTGGTTGCATTTTTTCTTGAAGAAAGCGGCAAAACATTTAAAGAAATGGCCGACAATAATGCCATAGACAGTATGTTTCTGATTAGAAAACATGTAGCCTTTATTTTTAAGTTCTATAATAACGGTATTGAAAAGGACCTGAAAAAATACTACCCGGAATTGTACAAAAAAGTTAATGAAGTAAAACGCGAGCGCATTTTTACCAACACCATTGCAAACCTTAAGTTAGGCATGGAGCAGGGCGTTTACCGCACTGATATTGACCCATACTTTATTGCCAAACTCCAGGTTGGGCGAATGCTTTATACCATGAATCCCGACTTCGGAATTTTTGAGGAATACGAAGTAAATTCGCTGGCATTTTTTGATGGCATGATGGACTACCACATGAATGCGATTTGCAACGACAAAGGAAAAAAATATTATAGAAAACAATTAAACAAAGTTCAGAATGAAGAAAATAACTAGCCAACTACTCTTGTTTTTTGTCATGTCTGTGATGAGCCTTACGCTTAACGCTCAGGAAGAAAACACAAGTTTCACCCTTGATGAGGCCACTCAATACGCCATGCAAAATTCATACGTTTTGTTTAATACGAAACAAGATGTTAGTATTGCCCGCAAAAAAGTATGGGAAACCATTACTACCGGTTTGCCCCAGGTTGCAGGCTCAGCCAACTATAACTGGTTTTTAAACCTCCCGGTTTCATTAATCCCTGCTGAATTTGTGGGCGGAGAACCCGGTGAATATTACCCGGTAAAATTTGGCCAGGATTATAGCGCCGATTTTGGATTCAGTGTGTCACAACAAATTTTTGATGGCTCGTGGATTGTTGGAGTAAGCTCGGCCGAGCTGTATTTAAATCTGGCCAAACAAGCTAACGAAAAAACTGAAATTGATATTAGAAACGCTGTTGCGCAGGCCTACTACATGGTACTAATTAGCGAACGTTACAAACAGGTAATGCTCGAAAACCTCGAAAACAGCAAGCGGCTTTATGAAGAAACCAAGGTGTATTTTGAGAACGGATTTCGTGAACAGCAGGATGTGGATCAGCTCCGGATTTTGCAAAAAAATGCGGAGAATGAAGTACTCCGATCAGAACGCGAATTAATTGTTGCCAAAACAGTTTTAAAATACACGATGGGGATTGATCTGGAGCAGGAAATTATGCTGAGCGACGACCTCGAAGTATTTGTATTGCCCCTGGTTGAAGAAAAAAACAGCATCAATCTTGACCTGATTAACCATATCGATTATCGTTTGGCACAATCGAATTTCCAGGTTTCCGAAAAATTGTATCGACTTGAGAAAGTGGCCTATTTGCCAAAATTTAATGCATTTTACAGCTACACCCGAACATCGTACAGCAACAGTGCCAACCTGTTTAAAGAAGAATGGTATCCGTCTTCGCTGATTGGTTTTCAAGCATCAATACCCATTTTCAATTCCGGAAATAAACGATCGAGGGTACAGCAAGCCCGCCTCGAGCTGGATAAAGCAGAAAACGACAAACGCCTGATGGAAATCACCCTTCAGAAAGATTATTTAATGGCCTCGGCAGAAATGCAAACGGCCCGCGAACAATTCTTAAACACCCGGGAGAACCGCGATTTGGCGGAAAGTATTTTAGACAAAACACAAATAAAATTTAACAACGGTATGGTTAGCAGCGCCGAGCTCTCGCAGCAAGAAACCCAGTACATTACCACCTGGCAACAACTGGTTACCTCAACCATGTCGTTGCTACAGGCCGATCTTAACCTGAAAAAAGCTGCAGGCGCCCTTTAGTAAAAACTGAAAAAACATTATCTCATGAAACGAATTATAATTCTATTTACAACAACACTTTTATTATCGGCTTGCGGAAATACAAATGTTACCGACGAGGCCGGAAAAAGAAAACAAATTCAGGAATTAAAGCAGCAGGTTCATACGCTTGAACAACAAATTGAAGCATTGGAAAAAGAGCTTACTGCTGAGGAGAAAACGGAGTTTGTGAACATTAAAACTACGCGCCTCGAGAATCAAAAGTTTGAACACTTTATTGAAGTTACGGGTAAAGTTGAGGCCGAACAGGATGTAGATGTCAGCCCCGAAACCTCGGGTGTAATTAAAGAAGTAATGGTTGTTGAAGGACAACAGGTGAACAAAGGGCAAATTATGGCACGGCTGAATACCGATTTGCTTGAAAGATCGATTGAAGAACTGGAGGTTCAGCTCGATTTGGCCATAACCAATTACGAACGCCAGAAAAACCTTTGGGACCAAAACATTGGCTCTGAAATGCAGTACCTGCAGGCAAAAAACAATAAGGAAACGCTTGAAAAAAGGATTTCAAGCCTGAATACGCAAATTGAAATGGCCGAAGTTAAATCGCCAATTAACGGAATTGTTGATATTGTTTACCAAAAGAAAGGACACATTGGAAGTCCACAGGTGCCTTTTGCCAAGGTAATAAATACCCAAAGCATAAAAATTTACGCCGACATTTCAGAAACCTACATCACAAAAATACACAAAGGCGATGATGTGCAGGTGCGATTCCCGGCTTTGGACAAAACTGTTTCGGCAAAAATTAATCAAATTGGAAACACCATCGACCCCAACAACCGTACATTTCGGGTACGTATCAACCTAAACAACAATTCAAACCTGATAAAACCCAACCTGGTATCAATTATCTCGTTGCGCGACTACGTGAATGAAGTGGCTATTGTTGTGCCTTCTCTTTTTATTAAAGAGGATTTTAACGGGCACTACACCTACATTGTTGAAAAAGCCGATGGCAAAGATGTAGCCAAAAAAGTGTACGTAACACCCGGAGTAACCAATAATAACATGACCGAAATTACCGATGGATTAACTGCAGGCACCAACATAATTTCTGAAGGATACAGCCAGGTTGTTAACGGAACGGTTGTTCAAATCAATTAAACACCTACCAAAAAATTCTTCAAAATGGAGAAAGAAACAGAAAAGAAAAACATTGAAATAACGCGTAAGTTTAAACCAACATTTCTTGCGCTAAGCAATAAAATAACAGTTTACATATTTGCCGTGCTGCTGGTATTTTTTGGCTTGTATTCGTACAACCAAATGCCACGCGAGGCCATGCCCGAGGTAGTGGTTCCATATATTTTTATACAAACTTTGTATC
Above is a genomic segment from uncultured Draconibacterium sp. containing:
- a CDS encoding DUF5020 family protein is translated as MKKLLLAIAFVAFVFSVSAQNVQLHYDFGEGRKMLTSTVEMFKPDKYGSTFFFVDMDYGADGTGIDNGISLAYWEIARAFKWNETQKFMPRVEYNGGTMSIGDGIWIPIENCWLAGIERTWASADFSKILTLQANYKNIKDKLEGGTKNQNGFQLTAVWVIQMLEGKLTFTGFADFWKEEMFWGTDYRFLSEPQLWYNASKNFAIGGEVELSNNFVGDEFAVKPTLGLKWTF
- a CDS encoding 2-C-methyl-D-erythritol 4-phosphate cytidylyltransferase, whose protein sequence is MLKKFALIVAGGSGNRMNSSVPKQFLEIKGKPVLMFTFEAFLNFDPQIEFVLVLPQSQVETWKKLCKKHAFYTNYKLAFGGENRFQSVRNGLELIKEEGIVFIHDGVRPLVSAQTIRNCFNTAQKYGNALPVVAPAESVRHADKMGNKAVDRSEYFLVQTPQTFTVNAIKQAYKSAPNEQFTDDASVLEFAGRKIHLVDGNRENIKITWPQDLIVAQSFLFPH
- a CDS encoding TolC family protein — encoded protein: MKKITSQLLLFFVMSVMSLTLNAQEENTSFTLDEATQYAMQNSYVLFNTKQDVSIARKKVWETITTGLPQVAGSANYNWFLNLPVSLIPAEFVGGEPGEYYPVKFGQDYSADFGFSVSQQIFDGSWIVGVSSAELYLNLAKQANEKTEIDIRNAVAQAYYMVLISERYKQVMLENLENSKRLYEETKVYFENGFREQQDVDQLRILQKNAENEVLRSERELIVAKTVLKYTMGIDLEQEIMLSDDLEVFVLPLVEEKNSINLDLINHIDYRLAQSNFQVSEKLYRLEKVAYLPKFNAFYSYTRTSYSNSANLFKEEWYPSSLIGFQASIPIFNSGNKRSRVQQARLELDKAENDKRLMEITLQKDYLMASAEMQTAREQFLNTRENRDLAESILDKTQIKFNNGMVSSAELSQQETQYITTWQQLVTSTMSLLQADLNLKKAAGAL
- a CDS encoding TetR/AcrR family transcriptional regulator, yielding MEEKKKYIIENVGRLYMTQGIRAVTMDDVAAEFGISKKTLYQYFKDKKDLVTQVVAFFLEESGKTFKEMADNNAIDSMFLIRKHVAFIFKFYNNGIEKDLKKYYPELYKKVNEVKRERIFTNTIANLKLGMEQGVYRTDIDPYFIAKLQVGRMLYTMNPDFGIFEEYEVNSLAFFDGMMDYHMNAICNDKGKKYYRKQLNKVQNEENN
- a CDS encoding efflux RND transporter periplasmic adaptor subunit, which gives rise to MKRIIILFTTTLLLSACGNTNVTDEAGKRKQIQELKQQVHTLEQQIEALEKELTAEEKTEFVNIKTTRLENQKFEHFIEVTGKVEAEQDVDVSPETSGVIKEVMVVEGQQVNKGQIMARLNTDLLERSIEELEVQLDLAITNYERQKNLWDQNIGSEMQYLQAKNNKETLEKRISSLNTQIEMAEVKSPINGIVDIVYQKKGHIGSPQVPFAKVINTQSIKIYADISETYITKIHKGDDVQVRFPALDKTVSAKINQIGNTIDPNNRTFRVRINLNNNSNLIKPNLVSIISLRDYVNEVAIVVPSLFIKEDFNGHYTYIVEKADGKDVAKKVYVTPGVTNNNMTEITDGLTAGTNIISEGYSQVVNGTVVQIN
- a CDS encoding DUF2461 domain-containing protein translates to MEKVLGFLKQLSENNNREWFQDNRKWYEESRDKVLFITDVLINEISKFDSSVRGLSPKDCVFRIFRDVRFSKDKRPYKTNFGSFICTGGRKSMNPGYYFHIEPGSSFIGGGIYMPPAPVLKKLRAYMADHAEEFLEIGNEKDFKKQFPEMYDDKLKLAPKGYPKDHEYIELLKYKSFIYSASLENSVVAGPNYIDEMVKRFELLYPVNAFLYDALV